From Candidatus Babeliales bacterium:
CTGCCACTTCTTCTTTGCCGACCGCTATTTTGGCTATGATGACGGGATTTATGCTGCCATGCGTTTGTTTGAAATTATGGAAGAAAGCAAAGAAACACTCGAAACGCTCATTGCTTCGTTTCCGGTAAAAGTTAGCTCGCCAGAGTTTCGCATCCCCTGTGTTTCTGAAGAAGATAAAGGCATAATTGTTGAGCATGTAAAAAATATTTTTGCAGCACGCGCTGATGCGGCTATAATAACTATAGATGGTATTCGTGCCCAAATGGCTTACGGGTGGGGCTTAGTTCGCGCATCCAATACCCAAAACGTTATTTGTTTACGCTTTGAATCAGAAACCAAAGATGGCCTTAAAAAGGTTAAACAGGACTTTTTTGAAGCACTTGTGCCTTATTTTGAAAAGAAGAAGTTGAAGGAAGGAATTGATTTATAACAACAAGCTGGGCTTACACATTCGCCTGAAAGACAGCATCAACCAGATACTGGACGATGCGTTGCTGTACAACGTTGCTTATGCGCAATTTTTCCTTACCCAAACACACCGCGATTCAAAATATATAAAATTTAGCAAAGAAGAGCAGGAGCTGTTTATTCAACGTAAACGCGAGCTTTTTTCGGGCATTTTTGTTCACAGCTCATACTGGATTAACCCTGCTTCGGGCAAAAAATCAACACAAGAAGTTTCACGCAAGCTCTTAAAACAGGAAATTAACCTGGCAGAGCGTCTTGAGATTCCTTACATTGTTTTACATTCCGGCTCGGCAACCTGGCACCAACCAGAGTTAAGCCCAGAGGAAAACAAGCTTTTAGGTATAAAAACGCTCTGCTCAACACTCAATGCTGTTTTAAAGGACACAACCAACGTTCAAATTTTGCTGGAAAATACTGCTCACGGCAACCTATGCCTGGGCAGTGACTTCCAAGACTTTGTCTTAATTAAAGAATTTCTCGATTATCCTGAAAAAGTGGCCTTTTGTTTAGATTTTTCGCATGCCTTCTCATTTGGCTATAATCTTGAAAAAGAGGCCGAATTTACCGATATTCTTGAAAAAACCATTGGTTTGACCAATCTAAAGCTCATTCATTTTAATGACTCTTTAGAACCAATGGGCAGCCAAAAAGATCGCCATGCAATTCCCGGAGAGGGCCTTATTGGGGCGCCCGTGCTGCAATCGCTCATCAAAAACCCCGCTTTTAGCGATATCCCTAAAATCATTGAAGTACCCCTTCCCGAACCTGAAATCATGAATATAACCCTAAGAAATATTTCAGCTTGGTAAGAATTTTAACCCCTTTTTAAAAAAGCAGTTAATTGTGTCACTTTTTAGACCCAATATTTGCATATTTGAATAGAGATTAGGCGTTTGACGGTCCTAGCGCCAAAATCTATACTAGTTCTATGATTATAGAGTTTTAGAGCTCGGGTCGTGGGGGGCTTTTCTACTTATAGTTAACTGTGTTGTTATTAAAGTAAATGTAACTATTCATAGTAGGTGGGGTATTCTTTATGAAACGCTTTTACCTCTACGCATATGCGTTTTTTGTAAGTTTTATGACCAGCATGTGGTCACCAGTTGTCGCCGACAACCAATTTTTTCAGGCAATCAAATTTGAAGAACTTGCGCAAAAAGCTTTACAGACAAAACAAAAGTCTCAAGATCTACCATCAATTGATCAAGAGAAACTTGCATCACTTAAAAATTGCTATGCAGAGTTTTTGAAAAACTACTCACAAGAATCTTTGGCGCACGCAAGCAATTTCTTCAGTCAAGAAAACTGCGAAGCCACAAAAGTAATAAAATTTAAGCAAGAAATGCAAACTAAGGCTATGGGAGCCATGGCTAACTTATTAAGCCCGGAGCCAGAGCTTTTGCCTGAACATGCCGTTACGCAAAATCTATTGAAAACAGCCTTTGAAATTATGGCTGACTTACACACAATCCTTAAATGGATCAACACCAGTGGCCTTGTTAAGCGCTTAACACCAGACGTTCATACGCTGGTTAACGATCTTAAACTTGATGCCAACAAGCTTCAAGAATTTTTGAATTCAGAACATGGTAAGGAATTTGTACTTAAAAGCTGCAAATTAGAGAACGAAATAGGGAAGATTTTTAGCACCTGGCTCTCGTAATACTCGTGAAATGTGGAAATAGAACAGTGTAAATGATAAGTGGAGGTATTTATCATGGTGAATATTATGAAAAAATTAAAACTAGTTTTCTTAGGCGTATGTATGTCATTGGTCCTTGGTGGCAACATGGCACATGCATCAGACGCAATTAATGAAAGTCTTACTTCAAAGATTAAAAACTTTGTAAAAGAAGCAAGCACTAAAGTGCGTAGTAAGTTTACTGGCGTTAATATACAAGCTGCATGTCAACTTGCAGGCTTGATAGAATATAAACCAGCAAGTCTTGGCTACTGCTTGGCTTTCAGAAATAGAAACCAAGCATTGCTTGCCAAGCTACCAGCAGTTGCAAGCAAAATTGGAACACAAACATTTGAAAAATTGTCCAAAACAATGCCAGAAGCAGTATCTCAAGACTTAAACCAATTGAAACAAGAATACAGCCACTTGATCCCAACGGTTAAACCAGCTCATGAAAATGTCAGCGTTGCTCAAAGAGAACTTGTTGAAAAGCTTCTCATTGTAGCCAACTATGAAACCGTAAAATCCTTGATTAAAACAGGTCTTTTCTTTGCATCACTGCAATATCAGAACCTTTTGGAAGCGTACGGCGTAACACTTGACCCAGAAAAAGCTGCAGATATCGTTCATGAAACTACCATTGAAGTTTTGGCAACAAGCCTAACAGCACACGAAATCAACGAATTAATAGAGTTCTTTCAACATGAAACATTCAACCTCATCATCAAAAATAGAGGAATTGCTATCGACATGTTGATTAAGGAAATGCCTGAGCTTGCACCACTCAAGATGCTTGCTGGCGCATAAAACCTGAAATTAGACCTAGGAAGAAAGGCTCTTTGGGCTCTCGCTCAGAGAGCCTTTCTTAGTTAAAGAGGTAATTTGTGAGCTTAGACTGGACAAAACAAGCATCTTTGCTAGAATTAGTAGTCATAAACAAGCAAATTTTTGATCGTACGATAAGTAAGCGCTATTTTTATATGCTGCGAGTCTGAAAGGCATAAAAACCATGAGTGAAGCATTAGCAAAGCCAGTTTTCGAAAAATACGCAATTTTTCAAACAGGCGGCAAACAATACCAAGCAATTCCAGGACAAACCGTCGCTATTGAAAAAATTGAAGGCGAAGCTGGAACAGCATTAAGTTTTTCTGAAGTTTTGTTCAGAAAACAAGGTGCCGACAAATTTGAATTCGGTCAACCATTTGTTGAAGGTGCAACCATCAAGGCAAGCATCGTTAAACAAACCCAAGGTCCGAAAATTGTTATTTTCAAATTCAAAAGACGTACTAAAGGCCGCGTAAGAAAAGGCCATCGTCAACCAATTACGGTTGTTCGAATCGAAAATATTTAAGCTATTTTTGCATTGAAAAAACGATAACTTCGTTTTTTTCACAAGCTTCATGGTGGGTGTAGTTACCGTACATAAATACGTTACGAAAGCCCACCTTTTCTATTATCATCTTAAATTCATGCCAACTGTACCAGCGTAGCTGCATCGTTTTTACGTAGCTTGCTGCCAACTGACTGTTTTTATACACTTCGTACTTGAGCCATTTTGTTTCTATCTGCTCAAAGTGATTACGCTGAATCGCTTCAGAAAGCACCACATGCGCATTATCTTCAACACGTGTTGTTGCGCGGCGTACCGACCAAACACCCTGCTCTGCCGTTAGCATTTGCAATGTTGGCATAAATAATGAGATCAGCAAGCGCCCACCTTGTTCCAAATGAACATAAAAACGACGCAATGCTTCCAACACCTCTTGTCTGCTCACTAACAACTGAAAAGTACACAAGGGAATAAAAATTGTTTTATATGAATATGGAATTTTAAGCGATTGCATGTATTGCTGATAAATAATTGGCTTCAAGCCAAACTGCTCGGCTTTTTCTTGGCACACACCCATCATCTGCGCTGAAGGTTCAACACCATGCACTTCAAGGTTGTTGCGTAGGTATGGCAACAACAACCGCCCAGTCCCTGAGCCTACTTCTAAAGCAAGCCCGTTACCGTGACGAATAAAGTGTTCGTAAAATGATTGGTCTTCGTGCGGCTCTGAACCAAACCACAAATCGTAAAGTTCAACGGTTATACCTTCATAAACATAAGCACCTTGAATGTGCATAGAAATCTCCTTTAACAAATGCAAACAATAAATGCTTGAAAAGCAATACCGTAGATGTATTGATATGTCAAATGAAAACTGCTCTACAACCACCTTGCAAAAAGGCACTAACGTGTTATAACTTTTCAGTGAAAAGAATTAGATTGTTTTATGGAGATACTAGGTTTACTATGTTCAAAAAAATGTATTTAGCTCTCTTTTTTGTTAGCACACCAGCAAATTTATTAAACGCAGAAATTATTAAAACAACAATAAAAGTTGATAAAGTTACCTGTTCCTACTGCGTAACATCACTACAAAAAGCATTTGCGCAATTAAAACATAAAGATTTAAAAAGCATAGAAAGCAGAAATGTTGATGTTGAACAAAAGCAACTCACCATCAATCTTCACGGCGGCAATGCGTTAAAACTAGCCGACATAGAAACATTGTATGAATCAACCATCGACAATGCTAACTATAAATTTGGCGGCATTACGCACCTTGAAGCCGTTGGCTCAATCAAGCACGGCGACTTTGGCTACTACTTTAATGTTGATGGCAGCAACGACAAAATTTACCTGCTCGAACCATTAACCACCGAACAAGAAACAATAGCACCCGCCAAAAAGAAATGGTGGCAGCGCTTGATGTTTTGGAAAAGCAACACAGAAACTAAAGAAACAGCAACCACCGATCCAATAAAAAATAAAATTAAACATCTGGCAAACACACGCTCATTGCTGCGCATCAGCGCACCAGTGCACCGCCACCCTGATGAGACCTACGGCGTTTCAAACTACCATCACCTTAAAATATTTGTGGCGTAACGCTCTTGATAATCGAAAATATTCAAAGTATTGTGCATGCACAGCGCATTGCAATTTTGGGATGCAGCGGAACCGGCAAGACCACGCTTGCGCGCAACCTTGGCGTGTTACTCAACCTGCCGGTGCATCATTTGGACCGCTACTACTGGCAAGCAGGCTGGCAGGCTTCTGATAATCAAACATTCAAAAATGTCCATCAAAAACTGTGTTCAGAACCGCGCTGGATCATTGACGGTAATCAAACGCTAACACAGCCAGAGCGCTGCAAACATGCTGACATTATTATCTTTTTAGATTTTGCACGCCACATTTACTGGTGGCGCGTTTTTGTACGCTGGCTCAACTTTCGCAACGAACAACGACCAGATCTTGCACCAGGTTGCCGCGATTCACTCAATCGCCACTTTCTTGCCTACATTTTCAATTTTAAAAGTATCTGGCGGCCCATGGTACTAAAGAATCTTGCAGAACAAAAAAGAGCCGACAAGACTGTTATTGTCTTGCACCGCCCTCACGAAGTTTCGGTCTTATTAAAAAAATTAACGACTATACTCGCCCCAGAAAATCAGCTATCTCCTGATGTGAGTGTAAAATAATCACGGGCTTTGTTTTTTTCACTTCATCCAAAATTGCAATAACACCAGGCTTATACCTTTTTGGGTAACGCCAAACATACAAAAGGAATTTGAGTGTTAATCGCTCTGGACACCCTTCAGGTAAATCAAAACGACTCTCACACCGATTTTGCCACCGTCGCTTAATAATACGCCACAAACAAATTCGACGCGGCACATCCAAAAAAATAACTAAATCGGCAATCAATGCACGATCAGCAATGGTACGCACTTGGCTGCCATCAATGATCCATTCGCTCTTGGCGCAAAGCTCGTGATGCAATGCTCTAAAATCTTGATAGTCACGCTCGACCCAATTTGGCAACCAAAAATACAAATCAAGATGATGCACTGGCAGATTCCACCTGGCACCAAGTGCCGTTGCCAGCGTTGTCTTGCCCGACCCGCTGCAGCCAATAACTGCTATTTTTTTGTACGGTTTCATAAAAACAACTCCGTTAAAAAAAGGGGCATAAAGCCCCTTCTCTATCCTTGTAAAAAATTATTAATCAATGATGTAGTCTCGCTCGGATTTTTAGCTATTGTATCATACGATTCAACAATTTTGCCATGATCAAGCAAATAACCCACATCAAACAAGTTATGCAAAAAATTAGTATCATGACTTACCACCACAATTGCTTTGCCCACATTACGCAGCGAAATCAAAAGCTCGCGCAACTCAGTCGTTGTTTGTGGGTCAAGCGATGCCGTTGGTTCATCAAGCAACAAGACACTCGGATTTAAACACAGCGCACGCGCAATTGCCACGCGCTGCTGCTGCCCACCAGAAAGTTGCGCTGGGTAACGGTCGGCATATGCCAGCATGCCCACCTGCTCAAGAGCAGCATGAGCACGCGTGTACGCTTCGTCTTCAAATACCGTTGCAACCAGCCTTAATGGCTGCATACAATTTTGCAAAACGGTCATATGCGGAAACAAGTTAAAATGTTGAAACACAAAACCAACATGCCGCACACGCACAGATGCAGGTATTTTGTTAATATCAGTCCCATCAACTAAAATGGTACCCTCATATTTTTTTACCAAGCCAGCCATACAACGCAATAGCGATGTTTTGCCGGCACCGCTTCTGCCAAAAAAAGCAGTAATTGCTTGTGGCCGAATGGTAAACGAAACATTATCAAGAATCAACTTGCGTCCCGCTGAGAATGATAAAGAAACATTATTCCCCGTGATCATAACGCAGTCTCCTTTCAATCATGCGCGAAGCAAAAATAATAATAGTTGTCAAAATTAAGTACAAACCGGCAACAGCTGAATAAATCAACATCGGATTCATTTCGCGTGCAATAATATTGCTGCCAACTTTTGTCAACTCAAGAACGCCAATGTGCGACACAACTGACGACGTAAGAATTCCTGACGTAATCTCGTTAGACAATGCTGGCCAAACATTAGCAAGCATTTGTGGCATAATTACAAAGCGCAGCGCTTGCAGCCTGGTATAACCAAGCACGTAGCACGCTTCCCACTGCCCACGCGGAATTGAGTTAATGCCCGCACGCACAATTTCTGCAATGTAACCTGCCAAGCATAAAATCAGCGCCAGTGCGGCCGCACAAAACGGCGAGATGTCTATGCCAAACAAATCGGGAATCACAAAATATGCCATGAGCAACTGTACAAAAAATGGCACGCCACGCACTACAAAAATGTAGGCCGAAAGAACCGGTGCCAAAAATGGCACCCGCAAATGCCTACTCAGCGCGATACCACACAAGCTGCCCAACACAAACGCACAGGTAATTGCGTAGCACGAGAGTTCAATAGTTGCC
This genomic window contains:
- a CDS encoding deoxyribonuclease IV, with the protein product MIYNNKLGLHIRLKDSINQILDDALLYNVAYAQFFLTQTHRDSKYIKFSKEEQELFIQRKRELFSGIFVHSSYWINPASGKKSTQEVSRKLLKQEINLAERLEIPYIVLHSGSATWHQPELSPEENKLLGIKTLCSTLNAVLKDTTNVQILLENTAHGNLCLGSDFQDFVLIKEFLDYPEKVAFCLDFSHAFSFGYNLEKEAEFTDILEKTIGLTNLKLIHFNDSLEPMGSQKDRHAIPGEGLIGAPVLQSLIKNPAFSDIPKIIEVPLPEPEIMNITLRNISAW
- the rplU gene encoding 50S ribosomal protein L21; the protein is MSEALAKPVFEKYAIFQTGGKQYQAIPGQTVAIEKIEGEAGTALSFSEVLFRKQGADKFEFGQPFVEGATIKASIVKQTQGPKIVIFKFKRRTKGRVRKGHRQPITVVRIENI
- a CDS encoding class I SAM-dependent methyltransferase — encoded protein: MHIQGAYVYEGITVELYDLWFGSEPHEDQSFYEHFIRHGNGLALEVGSGTGRLLLPYLRNNLEVHGVEPSAQMMGVCQEKAEQFGLKPIIYQQYMQSLKIPYSYKTIFIPLCTFQLLVSRQEVLEALRRFYVHLEQGGRLLISLFMPTLQMLTAEQGVWSVRRATTRVEDNAHVVLSEAIQRNHFEQIETKWLKYEVYKNSQLAASYVKTMQLRWYSWHEFKMIIEKVGFRNVFMYGNYTHHEACEKNEVIVFSMQK
- a CDS encoding ATP-binding cassette domain-containing protein: MITGNNVSLSFSAGRKLILDNVSFTIRPQAITAFFGRSGAGKTSLLRCMAGLVKKYEGTILVDGTDINKIPASVRVRHVGFVFQHFNLFPHMTVLQNCMQPLRLVATVFEDEAYTRAHAALEQVGMLAYADRYPAQLSGGQQQRVAIARALCLNPSVLLLDEPTASLDPQTTTELRELLISLRNVGKAIVVVSHDTNFLHNLFDVGYLLDHGKIVESYDTIAKNPSETTSLINNFLQG
- a CDS encoding amino acid ABC transporter permease, which codes for MNSHSIDILLRYAPQLIDGFLATIELSCYAITCAFVLGSLCGIALSRHLRVPFLAPVLSAYIFVVRGVPFFVQLLMAYFVIPDLFGIDISPFCAAALALILCLAGYIAEIVRAGINSIPRGQWEACYVLGYTRLQALRFVIMPQMLANVWPALSNEITSGILTSSVVSHIGVLELTKVGSNIIAREMNPMLIYSAVAGLYLILTTIIIFASRMIERRLRYDHGE